The following coding sequences are from one bacterium window:
- a CDS encoding L-fucose/L-arabinose isomerase family protein, which yields MISIERRKKLTAHIGVFGVGHYTYWSQFEGLLDEMHRKQRVFVDKVRKNGVTVTDFGLIDDARGAYALLPKLKAAAPDLIFCDMVTYATSSTFGILIRELDIPVVLVALQPLKALDYTKASTYMQLCNDDFCAVPEFTGVAVRMGKRPPQVIIGTLDGDPEADTEIAEWCGIAKVLHDLKGARIGHFGHVLESMLDMHTDPTALTAAFGCHIVQTEAEDLLRLQRTVTDSEIEAKKERISAMFDMPDPGSDPIACRVTDEDLHTAARAAVALDKFIEEKELDGLAYYYEAGEGSEMRRLVTNLIVGNSLLTAAGFPMCGESDLKTCIAMMIMDRLEMGGSFAEFHPIDFTRGSVLVGHDGPHHINIADRKPVLRSLLKYHGKPGSGASVEFNIKEGPITMLSINTTGDGRFKFIIAEGESLKGPIPPTGNTNTHGYFKPDIRTFLKRWVSEGPTHHFALGIGHRAHTIQKIADILGIESVIAANG from the coding sequence ATGATTTCAATCGAGCGGAGGAAAAAACTCACGGCTCATATCGGTGTTTTCGGGGTCGGACATTATACCTACTGGTCGCAGTTCGAGGGGCTTCTTGACGAAATGCACCGAAAGCAGAGGGTTTTTGTCGATAAAGTCAGAAAGAACGGCGTCACGGTCACCGATTTCGGTCTCATCGATGATGCCCGCGGGGCTTACGCTCTCCTCCCGAAGCTGAAAGCGGCGGCTCCCGATCTCATTTTCTGCGACATGGTCACCTATGCCACATCCTCGACTTTCGGCATTCTCATACGTGAACTCGATATCCCGGTCGTACTCGTCGCTCTTCAACCCCTCAAAGCGCTCGATTACACGAAAGCGTCCACCTACATGCAGCTCTGCAACGATGATTTCTGCGCCGTTCCCGAATTTACGGGCGTAGCTGTCAGAATGGGAAAAAGACCCCCGCAAGTCATAATCGGCACGCTCGATGGCGATCCGGAAGCGGACACCGAGATCGCGGAATGGTGCGGTATAGCGAAGGTCCTGCACGATCTCAAGGGAGCGCGTATCGGGCATTTCGGCCATGTGCTCGAATCCATGCTCGACATGCACACCGATCCGACCGCGCTGACAGCGGCATTCGGCTGCCACATCGTACAGACCGAGGCCGAAGACCTCCTCCGTCTTCAGAGAACGGTGACCGATTCCGAGATCGAAGCTAAAAAGGAGCGGATCAGCGCGATGTTCGACATGCCCGACCCGGGATCGGATCCCATCGCCTGCAGAGTGACCGATGAAGACCTCCATACCGCCGCCCGCGCCGCTGTCGCGCTCGACAAGTTCATAGAGGAAAAGGAGCTCGACGGTCTGGCATATTATTATGAAGCCGGGGAAGGAAGCGAGATGCGCAGGCTTGTGACCAACCTGATTGTCGGTAATTCCCTCCTCACCGCTGCCGGTTTCCCCATGTGCGGGGAATCTGATCTCAAGACATGCATCGCCATGATGATCATGGATCGCCTGGAAATGGGAGGAAGCTTCGCGGAATTTCATCCCATCGATTTCACCAGAGGATCGGTGCTCGTCGGACATGACGGCCCCCATCACATAAACATAGCCGACCGGAAACCCGTCCTGAGAAGCCTTTTAAAATATCACGGTAAACCCGGTTCGGGAGCGAGCGTCGAATTCAACATAAAAGAGGGCCCGATTACCATGCTCAGCATCAATACGACCGGCGACGGCCGTTTCAAATTCATCATTGCCGAGGGTGAATCCCTCAAAGGCCCGATTCCGCCGACAGGCAACACGAATACCCACGGGTATTTCAAGCCCGATATCCGTACATTTCTCAAGCGCTGGGTGTCGGAAGGACCGACCCATCACTTTGCCCTGGGTATCGGCCACCGTGCCCACACCATACAAAAAATCGCCGATATTCTCGGCATCGAAAGTGTCATCGCTGCGAATGGATGA
- a CDS encoding sodium/solute symporter (Members of the Solute:Sodium Symporter (SSS), TC 2.A.21 as described in tcdb.org, catalyze solute:Na+ symport. Known solutes for members of the family include sugars, amino acids, nucleosides, inositols, vitamins, urea or anions, depending on the system.) — protein MKALSLIDWIIFIGYLVTIFGIGVYFTKRQKSNEDYFVGGRKMNWIAVGISLFATSFSSISFLAYPREGAYEDYHLFLTLLFIPFVIVPLLWFIYVPLFRRHNLVSIYEYLEIRFNRPMRRLGTLLFAGYAIGWMGSMLYGMGLIMQSVMGLTEAQMVWMLIGIGMVAVVYTTLGGVEAVVWSDVLQTIILGGCMFIVLYLAQHHIEGGFLKVITYGSEHNKFRMFNMHLDLHERRNFFSACAFALFMYLPGYTVAQTTAQRYVSTRNLAEARLSLLISGIVSTVVCLTFFLVGTTLYVFYNKPGAAGFPELFREDQLLPHFVATVIPSAGLVGLLLAGLFAAAMSTIDSGINSLTAVIVYDWLSGRDIGVATSRFLSGFFGVLVIAAALVAPYLGEHLLEIIAKITGTFLGLLLGIFILGMFVPGANAGGSCIGFIAGALALYMVWTWTSLPHWWYGGVTIFTTVIVGIPASRFFEKPTAEQLKGLFSFHNSERQSD, from the coding sequence ATGAAAGCATTGAGTCTCATCGACTGGATTATTTTTATCGGATATCTGGTCACGATATTCGGGATCGGCGTGTATTTTACCAAACGGCAGAAATCCAACGAGGATTATTTTGTCGGGGGACGGAAAATGAACTGGATTGCAGTGGGCATTTCACTGTTCGCCACTTCGTTCAGCTCCATATCGTTTCTCGCATATCCCCGCGAGGGCGCGTATGAAGATTATCATTTATTCCTGACATTACTCTTTATACCATTCGTTATCGTTCCCCTTTTATGGTTCATCTACGTGCCGCTTTTCCGCCGCCACAATCTCGTCAGCATCTATGAGTATCTCGAGATACGGTTCAACCGCCCGATGCGCCGTCTCGGAACCCTTCTGTTTGCAGGGTATGCAATCGGATGGATGGGCAGCATGCTCTACGGCATGGGGCTTATCATGCAGTCGGTCATGGGACTGACCGAAGCACAGATGGTCTGGATGCTCATCGGCATCGGCATGGTTGCGGTCGTGTATACAACCCTCGGGGGAGTCGAAGCGGTCGTCTGGAGCGATGTTCTCCAGACAATCATTCTCGGCGGATGTATGTTTATAGTACTCTATCTGGCGCAGCACCATATTGAGGGTGGATTTTTGAAGGTAATCACATATGGCTCCGAACACAACAAATTCCGGATGTTCAACATGCACCTCGATCTTCATGAGCGCCGTAATTTTTTCTCCGCATGCGCATTCGCGCTGTTCATGTATCTGCCGGGGTATACCGTGGCGCAAACCACGGCGCAGCGGTATGTGAGCACCAGAAATCTGGCTGAAGCCCGCCTGTCGCTGCTCATCAGCGGGATTGTCTCCACGGTTGTGTGCCTGACGTTCTTTCTGGTCGGGACAACCCTGTACGTTTTTTACAATAAGCCCGGTGCAGCCGGATTTCCCGAGCTGTTCAGGGAGGACCAGCTGCTGCCGCACTTTGTCGCCACCGTGATACCCTCAGCCGGATTGGTCGGCCTCCTGCTCGCAGGATTGTTTGCGGCGGCCATGAGCACCATCGACAGCGGCATCAACAGCCTGACAGCCGTGATTGTATATGACTGGCTCTCGGGCCGCGATATCGGTGTGGCTACAAGCAGGTTCCTCAGCGGCTTTTTCGGCGTTCTCGTTATCGCGGCGGCCCTTGTGGCACCGTATCTGGGCGAGCATCTTCTAGAGATAATCGCCAAGATAACCGGAACGTTTCTCGGTCTGCTGCTCGGAATTTTCATCCTCGGCATGTTCGTTCCGGGCGCGAATGCGGGAGGTTCATGTATCGGGTTTATCGCTGGAGCACTGGCCCTGTACATGGTCTGGACATGGACAAGCCTACCCCACTGGTGGTACGGCGGCGTTACTATTTTTACCACGGTGATAGTCGGGATTCCGGCAAGCCGGTTCTTTGAAAAACCGACCGCCGAACAACTGAAAGGGTTGTTTTCGTTCCACAATTCTGAAAGACAAAGTGACTAA